In Streptosporangiales bacterium, the following proteins share a genomic window:
- a CDS encoding ABC transporter permease subunit, translated as MSAITAQGGPRQRSAGGGLLTVATWIIGLGFFFPVLWMVLTGFKQERDAYTDVPRVVFAPTLQQFANVFERGVLPYLGNSAFATLVSTILVVLLATPAAYALSMRPVKKTQDVLFFFISTKMLPVAAVIVPLYVAAQALSMLDNVWMLIILYTSMNLPIAVWMMRSFFQEVPGAIVEAASVDGASLWRTLWQIILPVIAPGLAATALICVIFSWNEFFFAVNLTASNAATVPVFLVGFITTKGQYFAQLSAAATLASLPVIVAGWIAQKQLVRGLSMGAVK; from the coding sequence ATGAGCGCCATCACCGCACAGGGCGGTCCGCGGCAGAGGTCGGCGGGCGGCGGCCTGCTCACGGTCGCCACCTGGATCATCGGGCTCGGGTTCTTCTTCCCGGTGCTGTGGATGGTGCTGACCGGCTTCAAGCAGGAGCGTGACGCGTACACCGACGTGCCGCGCGTGGTGTTCGCGCCGACGCTGCAGCAGTTCGCCAACGTCTTCGAGCGCGGCGTGCTGCCCTACCTCGGTAACTCGGCGTTCGCGACGCTGGTGTCGACGATCCTCGTCGTCCTGCTCGCGACGCCGGCGGCGTACGCGCTGTCGATGCGGCCGGTGAAGAAGACCCAGGACGTGCTGTTCTTCTTCATCTCCACCAAGATGCTGCCGGTCGCCGCGGTGATCGTGCCTCTTTACGTGGCCGCGCAGGCGCTGTCGATGCTCGACAACGTGTGGATGCTGATCATCCTCTACACCTCGATGAACCTGCCGATCGCGGTGTGGATGATGCGGTCGTTCTTCCAGGAGGTGCCTGGCGCGATCGTCGAGGCCGCGTCCGTCGACGGAGCCAGCCTGTGGCGCACGCTGTGGCAGATCATCCTGCCGGTCATCGCGCCGGGGCTGGCCGCCACGGCGCTGATCTGCGTGATCTTCTCGTGGAACGAGTTCTTCTTCGCGGTCAACCTGACGGCGTCCAACGCCGCCACCGTCCCGGTGTTCCTCGTCGGGTTCATCACGACGAAGGGCCAGTACTTCGCGCAGCTGTCGGCGGCCGCGACGCTCGCCTCGTTGCCGGTCATCGTCGCCGGCTGGATCGCGCAGAAGCAGCTCGTCCGCGGCCTGTCGATGGGCGCGGTGAAGTAG
- a CDS encoding ABC transporter permease subunit, which yields MTTTTANVTAPQAAPGGSRASERREGWMRRGPLLPALVFAIIVTQLPFLATLYYSTQSWNLVRPGSRQFVGLANYGAVFADRTFREAALNSILITVGCVLVAMLLGIGLALLLDRPFRGRGIVRTLLITPFLVMPVAGALLWKTTMFDPIFGIVNFVLGPLGFGDFAWLTSSPLFSIVAALVWQWTPFMMLLVLAGLQSQSGEVLEAASVDGASRWQTFVSITLPHLRRYIELGVLLGAIYVVNTFDTIYMMAQGGPGTSSANLPFYLYQRAFLGFDVGQAAALGVVVVIGTIIVATAALRLLFRSFNVEGQS from the coding sequence ATGACGACGACCACCGCGAACGTGACCGCGCCCCAGGCCGCCCCCGGCGGGTCACGTGCGTCCGAGCGTCGCGAGGGCTGGATGCGGCGTGGGCCGCTGCTCCCCGCCCTGGTGTTCGCCATCATCGTCACGCAGCTGCCGTTCCTCGCGACCCTGTACTACTCCACCCAGTCGTGGAACCTCGTACGTCCCGGGTCGCGGCAGTTCGTGGGACTCGCCAACTACGGGGCCGTGTTCGCCGACCGCACCTTCCGGGAGGCCGCGCTGAACTCGATCCTGATCACCGTCGGCTGCGTCCTGGTCGCGATGCTGCTGGGCATCGGTCTCGCCCTGCTGCTCGACCGGCCGTTCCGCGGCCGCGGCATCGTCCGCACGCTGCTCATCACGCCGTTCCTGGTGATGCCGGTGGCGGGCGCGCTGCTGTGGAAGACGACGATGTTCGACCCCATCTTCGGCATCGTCAACTTCGTGCTCGGCCCGCTCGGCTTCGGTGACTTCGCCTGGCTCACGAGCAGCCCGCTGTTCTCGATCGTCGCCGCGCTGGTCTGGCAGTGGACGCCGTTCATGATGCTGCTCGTCCTCGCCGGCCTGCAGAGCCAGTCGGGTGAGGTGCTCGAGGCCGCGTCGGTCGACGGCGCGAGCCGGTGGCAGACGTTCGTGTCGATCACGCTGCCGCACCTGCGGCGCTACATCGAGCTCGGCGTGCTGCTGGGCGCGATCTACGTGGTCAACACGTTCGACACGATCTACATGATGGCCCAGGGCGGGCCTGGCACGTCGAGCGCCAACCTGCCCTTCTACCTCTACCAGCGCGCGTTCCTCGGCTTCGACGTCGGCCAGGCCGCGGCGCTCGGCGTGGTCGTGGTGATCGGCACCATCATCGTCGCCACCGCGGCCCTGCGGCTGCTGTTCAGGAGCTTCAACGTGGAGGGCCAGTCATGA
- a CDS encoding extracellular solute-binding protein, with protein sequence MARSRLVTGAALVAAGALLTGCAGAGAIGGGSDSTQLTIAIDAIALSSRFERDNPGIELDFVSLPENEARAKITTSVATGGGEYDVTMISNYETQMWAENGWITNLQPYIDESPSYDADDFIPSLKESLSYEGDMYSVPFYGESSFLTYREDLFEKAGLTMPAKPTWPQVAELAKKLDDPENGVSGICLRGIPGWGEVLAPLDTVINTFGGRWFDENWNAQLTSPEVKEAVQFYVDTVRESGQTGAAASNFGDCLTRYSQGQAAMWYDATSMVSTTEDKAESEVEGKNGYAPAPVVKTESSGWLYTWSLGIPRTSEHKDDAWKFVEWMTNKEYIETVGEELGWARVPPGSRQSTYEIPQVEDAAQAYAGPTLQALETADEKKPTVQAVPYQGIQFLRIPEFQDLGTRVSQQIAAAIAGNVTVDEALEQSQRYAQSVGESYRE encoded by the coding sequence ATGGCGCGGAGCAGGCTGGTCACGGGAGCGGCACTCGTCGCCGCCGGAGCACTGCTCACGGGGTGCGCGGGCGCGGGCGCGATCGGCGGCGGGAGTGACAGCACGCAGCTGACCATCGCGATCGACGCGATCGCGCTCTCGTCCCGGTTCGAGCGCGACAACCCCGGCATCGAGCTCGACTTCGTCTCGTTGCCGGAGAACGAGGCGCGCGCGAAGATCACGACGTCCGTGGCGACCGGCGGCGGCGAGTACGACGTCACGATGATCAGCAACTACGAGACGCAGATGTGGGCCGAGAACGGCTGGATCACCAACCTGCAGCCGTACATCGACGAGTCGCCTTCGTACGACGCCGACGACTTCATCCCGTCGCTGAAGGAATCCCTCTCCTACGAGGGCGACATGTACTCCGTGCCGTTCTACGGCGAGTCGTCGTTCCTCACCTACCGCGAGGACCTGTTCGAGAAGGCGGGCCTGACCATGCCGGCCAAGCCGACCTGGCCGCAGGTCGCGGAGCTCGCCAAGAAGCTGGACGATCCCGAGAATGGTGTGTCGGGCATCTGCCTGCGCGGCATCCCCGGTTGGGGTGAGGTGCTCGCGCCCCTCGACACCGTCATCAACACGTTCGGCGGCCGCTGGTTCGACGAGAACTGGAACGCGCAGCTCACCTCGCCCGAGGTGAAGGAGGCCGTGCAGTTCTACGTCGACACCGTGCGGGAGAGCGGGCAGACCGGCGCCGCGGCGAGCAACTTCGGCGACTGCCTCACCCGCTACAGCCAGGGGCAGGCCGCGATGTGGTACGACGCGACGTCGATGGTCAGCACCACCGAGGACAAGGCCGAGAGCGAGGTCGAGGGCAAGAACGGCTACGCGCCCGCACCGGTGGTGAAGACGGAGTCGTCGGGCTGGCTCTACACCTGGTCGCTCGGCATCCCGCGCACGTCCGAGCACAAGGACGACGCCTGGAAGTTCGTCGAGTGGATGACGAACAAGGAGTACATCGAGACCGTCGGCGAGGAGCTCGGCTGGGCGCGCGTGCCACCGGGGAGCCGGCAGTCGACGTACGAGATCCCGCAGGTCGAGGATGCCGCGCAGGCGTACGCGGGTCCCACGTTGCAGGCCCTGGAGACCGCGGACGAGAAGAAGCCGACGGTGCAGGCGGTGCCGTACCAGGGCATCCAGTTCCTGCGGATACCGGAGTTCCAGGACCTCGGCACCAGGGTCAGCCAGCAGATCGCCGCGGCGATCGCCGGCAACGTCACCGTCGACGAGGCGCTCGAGCAGTCGCAGCGATATGCGCAGAGCGTCGGCGAGAGCTATCGAGAGTAG
- the serS gene encoding serine--tRNA ligase — protein MIDPRLLREQPDLVRASQRARGEDESIVDAYLAADERRRAAIARFDTLRAEQKASGKQVSRAQGDEREALLAGARELAGQVKQAESDQNEADAEARALMLRLSNVVEDGAPAGGEDDYTVLEEVGERTRLAFEPRDHLALGEGLAAIDMERGAKVSGARFYFLRGVGVELQQALLFLALRTAVDNGFTPMTPPVLVKPEVMEGTGFLGEHAAEVYHLDDEDLYLVGTSEVPLAGYHMDEILDLDGPRRYAGWSTCFRREAGSYGKDTRGIIRVHQFDKIEMFVYCRPEDAHDEHLRLLNFEKDMLANVELPYRVIDVAAGDLGSSAARKYDCEAWVPSQDRYREVTSTSNCTQFQTRRLNIRYRDDKNKPAYAATLNGTLATTRWIVAILENHQQADGSVYVPQALRPYLGNRDVLKPVG, from the coding sequence GTGATCGACCCGAGACTGCTACGCGAGCAACCCGACCTGGTGCGCGCGTCGCAGCGTGCCCGCGGTGAGGACGAGAGCATCGTCGACGCCTACCTTGCGGCCGACGAACGCCGCCGCGCCGCCATCGCACGCTTCGACACCCTGCGCGCCGAGCAGAAGGCGTCGGGCAAGCAGGTCTCCCGCGCCCAGGGTGACGAGCGTGAGGCACTGCTCGCCGGGGCCAGGGAGCTCGCGGGTCAGGTGAAGCAGGCCGAGTCCGACCAGAACGAGGCCGACGCCGAGGCACGCGCGCTGATGCTCCGGCTGTCGAACGTCGTCGAGGACGGCGCGCCGGCCGGCGGCGAGGACGACTACACCGTCCTCGAAGAGGTCGGCGAGCGCACGCGGCTCGCCTTCGAGCCGCGCGACCACCTGGCGCTCGGCGAGGGACTCGCCGCCATCGACATGGAGCGCGGCGCCAAGGTCTCCGGCGCGCGCTTCTACTTCCTCCGCGGCGTCGGCGTCGAGCTGCAGCAGGCGCTGCTGTTCCTCGCCCTGCGCACCGCCGTCGACAACGGGTTCACGCCGATGACCCCGCCCGTCCTCGTCAAGCCCGAGGTCATGGAGGGCACGGGCTTCCTCGGTGAGCATGCCGCCGAGGTCTACCACCTCGACGACGAGGACCTCTACCTCGTCGGCACGTCGGAGGTGCCGCTCGCCGGCTACCACATGGACGAGATCCTCGACCTCGACGGCCCGCGGCGCTACGCGGGCTGGTCGACGTGCTTTCGGCGCGAGGCGGGCTCGTACGGCAAGGACACCCGCGGCATCATCCGCGTGCACCAGTTCGACAAGATCGAGATGTTCGTCTACTGCCGTCCCGAGGACGCGCACGACGAGCACCTGCGGCTGCTGAACTTCGAGAAGGACATGCTCGCGAACGTCGAGCTGCCCTACCGCGTCATCGACGTCGCCGCGGGAGACCTCGGCTCGTCCGCGGCCCGCAAGTACGACTGCGAGGCGTGGGTGCCGTCGCAGGACCGCTACCGCGAGGTGACGTCCACGTCGAACTGCACGCAGTTCCAGACCCGACGCCTCAACATCAGATACCGCGACGACAAGAACAAGCCGGCGTACGCCGCCACGCTCAACGGCACGCTCGCGACCACGCGCTGGATCGTCGCGATCCTGGAGAACCACCAGCAGGCCGACGGCTCGGTGTACGTCCCGCAGGCGCTGCGCCCGTACCTCGGCAACCGCGACGTGCTCAAGCCGGTCGGCTGA